One window of Penaeus chinensis breed Huanghai No. 1 chromosome 1, ASM1920278v2, whole genome shotgun sequence genomic DNA carries:
- the LOC125040214 gene encoding galactosylgalactosylxylosylprotein 3-beta-glucuronosyltransferase 2-like codes for MASWESILYTTLRHNVFTDNGLLGATRTLARRATKTASDVNNNKPTMTLLNPYKVRRKINKYYSYIVFLVVLWILWYGDLFSFHWQKPLDPLDGVPRTVVRELIELRRQVRQLKTVLKEHRIPEKEYSDPFLTTIYVITPTYARPHQKAELTR; via the exons ATGGCGAGCTGGGAAAGTATTTTATACACAACACTGCGACACAATGTTTTTACTGAT AACGGCCTGCTGGGGGCTACAAGAACGCTCGCCAGACGGGCTACAAAAACGGCCTCCGATGTAAACAATAACAAACCCACGATGACGCTTCTCAATCCTTACAAAGTGAGgcggaaaataaacaaatactacTCGTACATCGTATTCCTGGTCGTCTTGTGGATTCTCTGGTATGGAG ATCTGTTTAGCTTTCACTGGCAGAAGCCTTTGGACCCTTTAGATGGGGTTCCGAGAACTGTTGTCAGGGAACTGATTGAATTAAGGAGGCAG GTCAGACAACTTAAGACAGTTCTTAAAGAACATAGGATCCCAGAAAAAGAATATTCAGATCCCTTTTTAACAACCATCTATGTCATCACGCCAACCTATGCCAGGCCTCATCAGAAAGCGGAACTTACAAGGTGA
- the LOC125040131 gene encoding beta-1,3-galactosyltransferase 1-like, giving the protein MNLQIHLLLSVSARKGKALYSGLVLTGAAYLLCRAVWLNIGGARDPSEGVRVGPDIQKWDFQAGFVREDKEGKSRLPNDGVNGTSPHRQALQYLIEEPNICKDFPDVKIVSYVHSAAKKTENRQLIRDTWGSMEYYKQIHLRIFFVFGAAASQEEQDIIDEESEKFHDIVQLDFVDSYKNLSYKGVSALQWITEHCLQAEWILKSDDDMIINVFGLVDYLNLYSKWLASHDEGPPKMIMCAVWWGMPVLRGTGCAKWCVTEEEWPEKSYPTYCSGSAFVIPTHLAPKLYHAYFHAPFLWVDDAYISGVLPKQAGIKHRPIHSLYELNHFLMAKNVIHGNRLFCHHPGKAFSRATWWPLIAAKEGRG; this is encoded by the exons CTCGAAAGGGGAAGGCCCTCTACAGCGGCCTCGTGCTGACGGGAGCCGCGTACCTCCTGTGCCGGGCGGTGTGGCTGAACATAGGCGGCGCGCGGGACCCCAGCGAAGGCGTCCGAGTCGGACCCGATATCCAAAAGTGGGATTTTCAG GCTGGCTTCGTCAGGGAGGACAAGGAGGGCAAGTCGCGGCTCCCGAACGACGGCGTCAACGGCACCTCTCCACACCGGCAGGCCTTACA GTATTTGATCGAGGAACCTAACATCTGCAAGGACTTTCCTGATGTGAAGATCGTTTCGTATGTCCACTCCGCCGCCAAGAAAACAGAGAACAGACAGCTGATTCGGGACACGTGGGGGAGCATGGA GTACTACAAGCAGATCCACTTacgtattttctttgtcttcggaGCTGCGGCGTCTCAGGAGGAACAAGACATCATCGATGAGGAGAGTGAAAAATTCCACGACATCGTCCAACTTGACTTTGTGGATTCGTATAAAAATTTATCCTATAAG GGGGTATCGGCCTTGCAGTGGATCACGGAGCACTGCTTGCAGGCGGAGTGGATCCTCAAGAGCGACGACGACATGATAATCAACGTGTTCGGCTTGGTGGACTACCTCAACCTGTACAGCAAGTGGCTGGCCTCGCACGACGAGGGTCCCCCCAAAATGATCATGTGCGCTGTGTGGTGGGGCATGCCCGTCCTGCGAGGCACAGGCTGTGCCAAGTGGTGTGTCACGGAGGAAGAGTGGCCAGAGAAGTCCTATCCGACGTACTGCTCCGGCAGCGCCTTCGTCATCCCGACGCACCTGGCGCCAAAGCTCTACCACGCCTACTTCCATGCACCGTTCCTGTGGGTCGACGATGCGTACATCTCGGGCGTGTTGCCTAAGCAGGCGGGCATCAAGCACCGACCTATCCACTCGCTCTACGAGCTCAACCACTTCCTCATGGCAAAGAACGTTATCCACGGGAACCGCCTCTTCTGCCACCACCCTGGCAAGGCCTTCTCACGGGCGACCTGGTGGCCCCTCATCGCCGCCAAGGAGGGCAGAGGCTGA
- the LOC125024777 gene encoding uncharacterized protein LOC125024777: MRVPRLIRTLPMRKQTVIGTLLAVTLLFIIYQFNFVAELGESAKARNQQQKLTKESDKKGEAIEGKRVHPRDVRVPKDAQASSKADAAERMDKRHSSRLKKHTPAQAEHAKEPGFTCRASGRVISQDKVNDDYCDCPEDGSDEPRTNACTNSKFRCQKVTKGFFSVIPSAWVNDGVCDCCDGSDEWLQKKMDLIISRETQKKVGRYLSPCPKVC; encoded by the coding sequence ATGCGGGTTCCCAGGCTGATAAGAACCCTTCCGATGAGGAAACAAACCGTGATAGGAACGCTGTTAGCCGTGACACTCCTCTTCATTATTTACCAGTTTAATTTCGTGGCGGAGCTCGGCGAGTCGGCCAAGGCTAGGAATCAGCAACAGAAGCTAACGAAGGAAAGCGATAAGAAAGGCGAAGCgatagaagggaagagggttCACCCGAGGGACGTCCGTGTGCCCAAAGATGCCCAAGCTAGTTCCAAGGCAGACGCAGCGGAGAGGATGGACAAAAGGCACAGCTCAAGACTCAAGAAACACACTCCAGCCCAAGCAGAGCACGCTAAGGAGCCAGGTTTCACTTGCCGCGCATCTGGCCGAGTCATTTCGCAAGACAAGGTTAATGACGACTACTGTGACTGTCCGGAAGATGGATCAGACGAGCCAAGGACTAACGCTTGCACGAACTCGAAATTTAGGTGTCAGAAAGTCACGAAGGGATTCTTTAGTGTGATTCCTTCAGCCTGGGTAAACGATGGAGTGTGCGACTGTTGTGACGGGTCAGACGAGTGGCTCCAGAAGAAAATGGACTTGATTATATCGAGGGAAACCCAGAAGAAAGTTGGCCGCTATTTGTCTCCGTGTCCTAAGGTGTGTTAG
- the LOC125040306 gene encoding uncharacterized transmembrane protein DDB_G0289901-like produces SLSLSLSLSLSLSLSLSSSAGSFSAGMAGMAGATGPNTPGMAGATGPNTPGMAGATGPNTPGMAGFNQPGMAGATGVNLAGMAGATGVNLAGMAGATGVNLAGMAGATGVNLAGMAGATGSNTAGMAGMAGFNLAGMAGAAGSFPAGMSGIKREREKEREREREREKEDVNTDQLLARTAPWMPPAIVTTERSQ; encoded by the exons TCAT CGGCGGGCTCCTTCTCGGCTGGAATGGCAGGAATGGCGGGAGCGACGGGCCCCAACACACCGGGAATGGCGGGTGCGACGGGCCCCAACACGCCGGGAATGGCGGGAGCGACGGGCCCCAACACGCCGGGAATGGCGGGATTCAACCAGCCGGGAATGGCGGGAGCGACGGGCGTCAACTTGGCGGGAATGGCGGGAGCGACGGGCGTCAACTTGGCGGGAATGGCGGGAGCGACGGGCGTCAACTTGGCGGGAATGGCGGGAGCGACGGGCGTCAACTTAGCGGGAATGGCGGGAGCGACGGGCTCCAACACGGCGGGAATGGCGGGAATGGCGGGCTTCAACTTGGCGGGAATGGCGGGAGCGGCGGGCTCCTTCCCGGCGGGAATGTCGGGAATA aagagagagagagagaaagagagagagagagagagagagagagagaaagag GACGTAAACACAGATCAGCTGTTGGCGAGGACGGCGCCGTGGATGCCTCCTGCAATCGTGACGACCGAGAGATCACAGTGA